A window of Xiphophorus hellerii strain 12219 chromosome 7, Xiphophorus_hellerii-4.1, whole genome shotgun sequence contains these coding sequences:
- the slitrk5b gene encoding SLIT and NTRK-like protein 5 encodes MQLWIPYVLLGATSVCTVEMSGHYGEICQELCACEEREGMLTVSCESRGIARLSDISPVLFSQYQLLLTGNLLTKLSTNDFAEYKGLKILNLGNNEISEVKAGAFNGLQGLKRLHLNNNKIDALKEEFFYGLESLKYLQIDYNYISHVEQNAFSRLRHLEVLILNDNLISSLPVNLFQFVPLTHLDLRGNQLKVLPYIGLLEHMNSVVELQLEENPWNCSCELIALKTWLESISYTALVGDVVCEFPFRLHGRDLDEVSKQELCPRRAIAEYEMPPPPHLGIDAYYRTTPAVGASFTASGIARSSSRPTKGPRQSAKLKSKPTARVPSNKPQNYGQIVSYQTKSPVPLDCPTACTCNLQISDLGLNVNCQERKIEQISDLNPKPYNPKKMYLTGNYIPVVHCSDFIEATGLDLLHLGNNRIARVDDRAFGDLTNLRRLYLNGNLIDHLRSSMFYGLESLQFLYLEYNIIKEVTADTFQHVPKLQLLFLNNNLLKTLPEGTFNGLTLARLNLRNNHLRYLPVRGVLDQLRALVQVDLYENPWDCSCNILDLKMWLELLSMGTVVNNVICGSPKKLAGEDMRYIKTTNFCPNNSDILASMIPPSEESFPGSTITIETSLDSDTQLHTIPLSVMILALLLLFIVSVFVAAGLFVATKKKRQKSQSEQNESMNACISSLNMEYGLYKKASIPKVRTSAGHVYEYIPPPTEATCRTAAQTPMDNKSVDGFRDFDELSSAFLGNLDEEAASNVISSEYSATTPEPLNKPSTPYRDDPCYYRDVLEPDKNRCHSNTLPCRHGVHSSNQYTSDFDARHQYVQPERIQQTILYCTTPSSVYVEPNRSEYWELKAKLHLDPDYLEVLEKRTTFTQF; translated from the coding sequence ATGCAGCTTTGGATTCCATATGTTTTGCTCGGTGCAACATCAGTGTGCACCGTTGAAATGTCTGGCCATTATGGGGAAATCTGTCAAGAACTATGCGCCTGTGAGGAAAGAGAAGGGATGCTTACAGTGAGCTGTGAAAGCCGAGGAATTGCAAGACTCTCTGACATAAGCCCAGTGCTCTTCTCCCAGTATCAATTGCTTCTTACTGGGAATCTTTTGACAAAGCTTTCTACCAATGATTTTGCTGAGTACAAAGgacttaaaatattaaatcttgGAAATAATGAAATATCAGAAGTAAAAGCTGGAGCTTTTAATGGACTGCAGGGATTAAAACGATTACATCTCAATAATAACAAAATTGATGCCTTGAAGGAAGAGTTTTTCTATGGCCTTGAAAGTCTGAAGTATTTACAGATTGATTATAATTACATCAGTCATGTGGAGCAAAATGCCTTCAGCAGACTTCGACATCTGGAGGTCTTGATTCTGAATGACAATTTAATATCTAGTCTGCCTGTAAACCTTTTTCAGTTTGTACCTTTGACTCATTTAGACCTCCGAGGGAATCAGCTCAAAGTGCTTCCCTACATTGGTCTGCTGGAGCACATGAACAGTGTTGTGGAGTTACAACTGGAGGAGAATCCGTGGAACTGCTCCTGTGAGTTGATTGCTCTGAAGACCTGGCTGGAAAGCATTTCGTACACAGCCTTGGTTGGGGACGTGGTTTGTGAGTTCCCATTTCGGCTTCATGGAAGAGACCTTGATGAGGTTTCAAAGCAAGAGCTGTGTCCAAGGAGAGCCATTGCTGAGTATGAGATGCCACCTCCCCCTCATTTGGGCATTGACGCATACTACAGGACCACTCCAGCTGTTGGCGCCTCCTTCACCGCATCTGGCATCGCCAGATCTTCATCAAGACCGACCAAGGGACCTCGTCAGTCAgccaaattaaaatcaaaacccACCGCCCGTGTCCCATCCAATAAGCCACAGAATTATGGTCAAATTGTGTCATATCAGACCAAATCTCCAGTGCCTTTAGATTGCCCAACTGCCTGCACCTGCAATCTCCAGATTTCAGACCTTGGGCTGAATGTGAACTGCCAGGAGAGAAAGATTGAACAGATCTCTGACCTGAATCCTAAACCATACAACCCCAAAAAGATGTATCTTACAGGGAACTACATCCCTGTGGTGCATTGCTCAGATTTTATTGAGGCAACTGGCTTAGATTTACTTCATCTTGGTAACAATAGGATAGCTCGGGTAGATGATAGAGCTTTTGGCGATTTGACAAATCTGCGAAGACTGTACCTTAATGGGAATTTGATTGACCATCTTAGATCCAGTATGTTTTATGGACTAGAGAGCCTACAGTTCTTATATTTAGAGTACAATATCATTAAAGAAGTAACCGCGGACACTTTTCAACATGTCCCAAAacttcagcttctttttttaaacaataatctCTTGAAAACTTTGCCTGAGGGTACTTTTAATGGCTTGACATTAGCTAGACTAAATCTTCGTAACAACCACTTGCGGTATCTTCCTGTCAGGGGTGTACTTGATCAATTAAGAGCCCTTGTTCAAGTCGATTTATATGAGAATCCCTGGGATTGCTCTTGCAATATACTAGACCTGAAGATGTGGCTGGAGCTGCTCAGCATGGGCACAGTTGTAAACAATGTCATCTGTGGCTCCCCCAAGAAGCTGGCTGGGGAAGATATGAGATACATTAAGACAACTAATTTCTGCCCTAATAACTCTGATATACTTGCTTCTATGATTCCGCCCTCCGAGGAATCCTTTCCGGGAAGCACTATCACTATAGAAACATCTTTAGACTCCGACACTCAGCTCCACACTATTCCTTTATCTGTAATGATTCTTGCCCTTCTCCTCTTATTtattgtgtctgtgtttgtggcTGCAGGACTGTTTGTGGCTACAAAAAAGAAACGGCAGAAGAGTCAAAGTGAGCAGAATGAATCGATGAATGCTTGCATTAGCTCTCTCAACATGGAGTATGGCCTTTACAAAAAGGCATCTATTCCCAAAGTAAGAACATCAGCTGGGCATGTATATGAGTATATCCCACCTCCTACTGAAGCCACATGCAGAACTGCTGCACAAACCCCCATGGACAACAAATCAGTGGATGGATTTAGAGACTTTGACGAGTTAAGCAGCGCCTTTCTGGGTAACCTAGATGAAGAGGCAGCCAGTAATGTGATAAGCTCGGAGTACAGCGCCACCACTCCAGAGCCTCTTAACAAGCCATCCACCCCTTACCGAGACGATCCATGCTACTATAGAGATGTACTCGAACCTGACAAGAACAGATGCCACAGCAATACTTTACCTTGCAGACATGGTGTACACTCATCAAATCAGTATACCTCAGACTTTGATGCAAGGCATCAATATGTGCAACCAGAGAGAATACAACAGACAATATTGTATTGTACAACACCGAGTTCCGTTTATGTGGAACCCAACAGGAGCGAGTACTGGGAACTGAAAGCAAAGCTTCATCTTGATCCAGATTACCTCGAGGTTCTGGAAAAACGAACTACATTCACACAGTTTTAA